A DNA window from Coffea arabica cultivar ET-39 chromosome 6c, Coffea Arabica ET-39 HiFi, whole genome shotgun sequence contains the following coding sequences:
- the LOC113693394 gene encoding F-box protein At5g07610-like: MDPHRRGRGGTSRGSSAAEFAIKHYANPRRISLLSSPTTSSASAEPLLLVEKDDENQIPKAPRLHSSSWSADFVTHNEDLLAQILLFLPPKSLLRFQSVSKQWLSIISSPGFRRMHSRKYRSAGSSFFVLDSCVDDPPLNFISLRQEDVKLMGTITSGLNDFLDGGLVLNMHSCNGLLCIDVSFELTFFNEDRRLLVYNPTTDEYRTIPREKSAQDQSEGVNIVFDPSKSHHYILVSALVVNEDEDEFRFTVYSSETGLWSETAAKFEHDGDRYYFEKGAYWNGDLHWVSVSSGTLCFDLDNKRLRPVIPHPSTPSVEWRDICYFGESGGDLYLIGLDKPQAMLWKVYSLKRDYSGWVVKYSIDVASLVTFYPSMVVEEESNEKHFDLHMPCFVVDEKEKKAMPVILLRCKVISYDISDMTVEELAEIDSSHLEHAFSFRAPKYCLVDAVQHTETLACI, from the coding sequence ATGGATCCCCACCGCCGCGGTCGCGGCGGCACATCCCGAGGCTCCTCAGCCGCAGAGTTCGCCATTAAACACTATGCCAATCCAAGAAGAATATCTCTCCTTTCCTCCCCTACCACCTCCTCAGCCTCAGCAGAGCCACTACTCCTCGTCGAGAAAGATGATGAAAATCAAATCCCCAAAGCCCCGCGCCTTCATTCCTCATCATGGTCAGCTGATTTCGTAACCCACAATGAAGATCTCTTGGCCCAGATTTTGCTTTTCTTGCCTCCGAAGTCCCTCCTCCGCTTCCAATCCGTCTCCAAGCAATGGTTATCCATCATTTCCAGCCCTGGTTTCCGCCGCATGCACAGCCGGAAATACCGCTCTGCCGGCTcgtctttctttgttcttgacaGCTGTGTCGATGACCCCCCGCTCAATTTCATCTCTCTCCGGCAAGAAGATGTGAAATTAATGGGTACCATTACTTCTGGCTTAAATGATTTTCTTGATGGTGGTTTAGTCCTAAACATGCATTCTTGCAACGGTTTGTTATGCATTGATGTTTCCTTCGAATTGACCTTTTTTAACGAAGACAGACGATTGTTAGTGTACAATCCTACCACTGATGAGTACAGGACTATTCCTAGGGAGAAATCAGCACAAGATCAATCTGAAGGTGTTAATATTGTTTTCGACCCTTCCAAATCTCATCATTACATACTCGTAAGCGCGTTGGTGGTcaatgaagatgaagatgaattCAGATTCACGGTATATTCATCTGAAACTGGGCTTTGGAGCGAGACAGCGGCGAAATTTGAGCATGATGGTGACCGGTATTACTTCGAAAAAGGGGCGTATTGGAATGGTGATCTTCATTGGGTTAGTGTATCATCAGGTACTCTATGCTTTGATTTGGACAATAAGCGTCTGAGGCCGGTGATTCCTCATCCCTCAACTCCCTCTGTTGAGTGGCGTGATATCTGTTACTTTGGGGAGTCAGGGGGCGACTTGTATTTAATCGGTCTGGACAAACCTCAAGCAATGCTATGGAAAGTTTATTCCTTGAAAAGGGACTATTCTGGCTGGGTTGTCAAGTATTCCATAGATGTTGCTTCTTTGGTTACTTTTTATCCTTCAATGGTGGTTGAAGAAGAGTCGAATGAGAAGCATTTTGATTTACATATGCCTTGTTTTGTTGTGgatgagaaagaaaagaaagcaatgCCTGTCATATTACTCAGGTGTAAAGTCATTTCTTATGATATCAGTGATATGACTGTCGAGGAGCTTGCTGAAATAGATTCCAGCCATCTGGAGCATGCTTTCTCCTTCAGAGCTCCAAAGTACTGTTTAGTGGATGCTGTCCAGCACACTGAGACATTGGCTTGTATATAG
- the LOC113693395 gene encoding exopolygalacturonase-like has protein sequence MASRSAFGILIVFIFLWTAADASAFLPPKIFNVLNYGARADGNTDNSQAFLRAWIDACRWKGRSRVLIPGGIYLLHSVTFLGPCLGEMTFMIKGTLRAPNNPALFFTDTWIGFRYVDNLSVKGGGYLDGQGASAWPYNDCFKNSQCLPLPISLRFDFIRNSKIQYIRSINSKKAHINLFACDNINISYVRLTAPESSPNTDGIHIGASTNIKISRVNIGTGDDCISMVSGSQNIDISEVNCGPGHGISIGSLGRGFENEYVMGISVRNATFSNTQNGVRIKTWSPSLSSLAANISFHNIIMQNVNNPVIIDQKYCPSCPPSGDESVSKVQIRDVKFSNIWGTSSSQVALSLQCSKLVPCQDVKLVDIDLAYRGQGGPAIASCSNVIGTSYGRQVPRGCL, from the exons atggcTTCAAGATCTGCTTTTGGGATTCTTATAGTTTTCATCTTCCTCTGGACTGCTGCTGATGCTTCTGCATTTTTGCCACCTAAAATCTTCAATGTTCTGAACTATGGTGCAAGAGCTGATGGAAACACAGATAACAGTCAG GCATTCCTGAGAGCATGGATTGATGCTTGTAGATGGAAAGGAAGGAGCAGAGTTTTGATTCCAGGGGGAATCTACTTGCTGCATTCAGTAACATTTTTGGGACCATGTCTTGGAGAAATGACATTTATGATTAAAGGGACTCTTAGGGCTCCTAATAATCCTGCATTGTTCTTCACAGACACTTGGATTGGATTTCGTTATGTTGATAATTTGAGTGTGAAAGGGGGTGGATATTTGGATGGTCAAGGTGCTTCTGCTTGGCCTTACAATGATTGCTTCAAGAACTCTCAATGCTTGCCCCTCCCTATT AGTTTGAGGTTCGACTTCATCAGGAATTCCAAGATTCAGTACATAAGGTCAATCAACAGCAAAAAGGCCCATATCAACCTTTTTGCATGCGACAACATAAACATCAGCTATGTCAGGCTGACTGCTCCAGAGAGTTCTCCAAACACAGATGGAATCCACATTGGGGCCTCAACCAATATAAAAATATCGAGAGTGAACATAGGAACAGGTGATGATTGCATATCCATGGTCTCAGGCAGCCAGAACATTGACATTTCTGAAGTTAATTGTGGCCCTGGTCATGGCATCAGCATTGGAAGCCTTGGCAGAGGGTTTGAGAATGAATATGTTATGGGCATAAGTGTAAGGAATGCCACTTTCAGTAATACTCAAAATGGTGTGAGGATCAAGACCTGGTCGCCTTCTTTGTCTAGTTTGGCTGCAAATATTAGCTTCCACAACATCATAATGCAAAATGTTAACAACCCCGTCATTATTGATCAGAAGTACTGCCCATCTTGCCCCCCATCG gGTGATGAATCAGTCTCAAAAGTTCAAATCAGAGATGTAAAATTCAGCAACATTTGGGGCACATCCAGTTCTCAGGTTGCATTATCTTTGCAATGTAGCAAATTGGTGCCATGCCAAGACGTGAAGCTCGTGGATATTGACTTAGCTTACAGAGGCCAAGGAGGACCTGCAATTGCATCTTGCTCTAATGTTATTGGCACTTCCTATGGCAGACAGGTCCCTCGAGGTTGCCTATAG
- the LOC113693396 gene encoding 14 kDa proline-rich protein DC2.15-like has translation MGSKATTNPALFLAFFILVSASVHCAPPPQATCPKDALKLGICANLLSVIGIFGGSPVTRPCCSLIDGLADLGAAVCFCTALKFNVLGIHLNLPLNLAVTLNACDRRAPPGFICV, from the coding sequence ATGGGCTCCAAGGCCACTACAAACCCAGCTCTCTTTCTTGCCTTTTTCATTCTGGTCAGTGCTAGTGTCCATTGCGCACCACCTCCTCAAGCAACTTGCCCAAAAGATGCCTTGAAATTGGGCATATGTGCTAATCTGCTGAGTGTGATTGGGATCTTCGGTGGATCTCCCGTAACAAGACCTTGTTGCTCTCTCATTGATGGCCTTGCTGACCTCGGGGCAGCTGTTTGCTTTTGCACAGCCCTGAAATTCAATGTTTTGGGCATCCACCTTAATCTCCCACTTAACCTTGCCGTGACTCTGAATGCTTGTGACCGGCGTGCTCCACCAGGGTTCATATGTGTCTAA